The following are encoded in a window of Mustela nigripes isolate SB6536 chromosome 1, MUSNIG.SB6536, whole genome shotgun sequence genomic DNA:
- the LOC132013296 gene encoding polyadenylate-binding protein 2-like, translating to MEEEAEKLKELQNEVEKQMNISPPPGNAGAVIMSIEEKMEADARSIYVGNVDHGATAEELEAHFHGCGSVNRVTILCDKFSGHPKGFAYIEFSDKESVRTSLALDESLFRGRQIKVIPKRTNRPGISTTDQGFPRARYHARTTNYNSSRSRFYSGFNSRPRGRVYRGRARATSWYSPY from the coding sequence atggaggaagaagCTGAGAAGCTAAAGGAGCTACAGAACGAGGTAGAGAAACAGATGAATATAAGTCCACCTCCAGGCAATGCTGGCGCAGTGATCATGTCCATTGAAGAGAAGATGGAGGCTGATGCCCGTTCCATCTATGTTGGCAATGTGGACCATGGTGCAACAGCAGAAGAGCTGGAAGCACACTTTCATGGCTGTGGTTCAGTCAACCGTGTTACCATACTCTGTGACAAATTTAGTGGCCATCCTAAAGGGTTTGCATATATAGAGTTCTCAGACAAAGAGTCAGTGAGGACTTCTTTGGCCTTAGATGAGTCCCTATTTAGAGGAAGACAGATCAAGGTGATCCCAAAACGAACCAACAGACCAGGCATCAGCACAACAGACCAGGGTTTCCCACGAGCCCGATACCATGCCCGGACCACCAACTACAACAGTTCCCGCTCTCGATTCTACAGTGGTTTTAACAGCAGGCCCCGGGGTCGCGTCTACAGGGGCCGGGCTAGAGCGACATCATGGTATTCCCCTTACTAA
- the ANGPTL5 gene encoding angiopoietin-related protein 5, protein MMYLPQASLLFLNTFIFICGEVTQGIRVHHSTDSPAVNIVEGVSDAKDESKSDDTLYTDDCEESCDDKIKITREEKHFMCRNLQNSIVSYTRSTKKLLRNMMDEQQSSLDYLSNQVNELMNRVLLLTTEVLRRPLEPFPHRPVQSHGLDCTDIKDTIGSVTKTPSGLYIIYPEGSSYPFEVMCDMDHRGGGWTVIQKRVDGIVDFQRLWCDYLDGFGDLLGEFWLGLKKIFYIVNQKNTSFMLFITLESEDDTVAYASYDNFWLEDETRFFKMHLGRYSGNAGDAFRGFRKEENQNAMPFSTSDVDNDGCRPVCLFGGQSVASCSHLRNNTGWWFSQCGLANLNGIHRFPGKPLAAGIQWGTWTKNDAPVRIKSVSMKIRRTYNPYFK, encoded by the exons ATGATGTATCTTCCTCAAGCTTCacttttattcttaaatacatttatttttatttgtggagAAGTTACACAAGGTATCCGTGTACATCATTCTACG gaTTCTCCAGCAGTGAACATTGTAGAAGGTGTATCTGATGCAAAAGATGAGAGTAAAAGTGATGATACTCTTTATACGGATGACTGTGAGGAGTCATgtgatgataaaattaaaatcacgcgagaagaaaaacattttatgtgta GAAATTTGCAAAATTCTATTGTTTCCTACACCCGGAGTACCAAAAAGCTGCTAAGAAATATGATGGACGAGCAACAGAGTTCCTTGGATTATTTATCCAATCAG GTTAACGAGCTCATGAACCGGGTCCTCCTCCTGACCACAGAAGTCCTCCGAAGGCCGCTGGAGCCTTTTCCTCACAGGCCGGTGCAGTCGCATG GTTTAGATTGTACGGATATTAAAGATACCATTGGTTCTGTCACCAAAACTCCAAGTGGTTTGTATATAATCTACCCGGAAGGATCTAGTTACCCGTTTGAg GTAATGTGTGACATGGACCACCGAGGAGGTGGATGGACTGTGATACAGAAAAGGGTTGACGGGATCGTTGATTTCCAAAGGCTCTGGTGTGATTATCTGGACGGATTTGGTGATCTTTTAG gcgAATTTTGGCTAGgactaaaaaagattttttatatagTAAATCAGAAAAATACCAGTTTTATGCTGTTTATTACATTGGAATCGGAAGATGACACTGTTGCATATGCGTCATATGATAACTTTTGGCTAGAAGAtgaaacaagattttttaaaatgcacttagGACGGTATTCAGGAAATGCTG GCGACGCCTTCCGGGgcttcagaaaagaagaaaaccaaaatgcCATGCCTTTCAGCACATCGGACGTGGATAATGATGGCTGTCGCCCCGTGTGCCTGTTCGGGGGTCAGTCCGTGGCAAGCTGTAGTCACCTGAGGAACAACACCggctggtggttcagtcagtgtgGTCTAGCGAACCTAAACGGCATTCATCGCTTCCCTGGAAAACCGCTTGCGGCTGGAATCCAGTGGGGCACCTGGACCAAAAATGACGCACCCGTCAGGATCAAATCTGTTTCAATGAAGATCAGAAGAACTTACAAtccttattttaagtaa